From the Candidatus Peregrinibacteria bacterium genome, one window contains:
- a CDS encoding nucleotide sugar dehydrogenase, which yields MQRVSVIGLGYVGLPLLCILSEKEELSAHGFDINSQKIAMIQKRESPFSDAFISEFFQKNGLSISEKEEILKESDVFVICVPTPVQKDFSPDYEPLLMASETVAKYLRKGNLVLVESTINPGVCEEMIVPLLEQKTKLLAGKDFDLAHCPERVNPGDTKWTLRNIPRNVGGITENSCQRAAIFYRSFLEGEIHEQKTIREAEATKVVENTFRDINIAYVNELAKSFDRIGIDLVSVLRGAANKPFGFLAHFPGCGVGGHCIPVDPYYLIREAEKSGLEHSFLRRAREINNSMPEYTVSLLVDALNDCHKSIRGTRIGILGISYKAEVGDIRNSPAMHIRDILEEKGAEVQMYDSFLSEVSDKKNTAEILEYAEAILIATNHKEFRALSPEDFLRYDIGVVIDGKNIFPDPKCFWENGISYRGIGRGNPSSPA from the coding sequence ATGCAACGTGTTTCCGTTATTGGCTTGGGGTATGTAGGACTTCCACTTCTTTGTATTCTGTCGGAAAAAGAAGAATTAAGCGCACATGGATTTGATATCAATTCCCAAAAAATAGCAATGATTCAAAAAAGGGAGAGTCCTTTTTCAGATGCTTTTATTTCTGAATTTTTCCAAAAAAATGGACTCTCCATTTCCGAAAAAGAAGAAATTTTAAAAGAAAGTGATGTTTTTGTGATTTGTGTTCCCACTCCAGTGCAAAAAGATTTCTCTCCAGATTACGAGCCACTCCTCATGGCTTCGGAAACCGTGGCAAAATATCTTCGCAAAGGAAATCTTGTTCTCGTGGAATCAACCATTAATCCCGGAGTATGCGAAGAAATGATCGTTCCACTCTTGGAACAAAAAACAAAACTCCTCGCAGGAAAAGATTTTGATCTTGCCCATTGCCCAGAGCGCGTCAATCCCGGAGACACCAAATGGACGCTTCGAAATATTCCGCGAAATGTCGGAGGAATTACGGAGAATTCGTGTCAACGCGCGGCAATTTTTTATCGGTCTTTTTTGGAAGGGGAAATCCATGAACAGAAAACGATTCGAGAAGCAGAAGCTACTAAAGTGGTGGAGAATACGTTTCGAGACATTAATATTGCGTATGTGAACGAACTCGCCAAATCGTTTGATCGCATAGGGATTGATCTTGTTTCAGTGCTTCGCGGAGCAGCAAATAAGCCCTTTGGTTTTCTAGCACACTTTCCGGGATGTGGCGTTGGCGGACACTGTATTCCTGTTGATCCGTACTATCTTATTCGCGAAGCGGAAAAAAGTGGGCTTGAGCACTCTTTTTTGCGAAGAGCGAGAGAAATTAATAACAGCATGCCAGAGTACACGGTTTCTCTTTTAGTGGATGCCCTTAATGATTGCCACAAATCAATTCGAGGAACGCGCATTGGGATTCTGGGCATTTCCTATAAAGCTGAGGTGGGAGATATTCGGAATAGTCCGGCAATGCACATTCGGGATATTTTGGAAGAAAAAGGGGCAGAAGTTCAGATGTACGATTCATTTCTCTCGGAAGTATCCGACAAAAAAAATACTGCTGAAATTTTGGAATATGCTGAGGCAATTCTTATCGCCACCAACCACAAAGAATTTCGTGCCCTTTCCCCTGAAGATTTTCTTCGCTACGATATAGGGGTCGTTATTGATGGAAAAAACATCTTCCCTGATCCGAAGTGTTTCTGGGAAAATGGCATTTCTTACCGTGGCATTGGACGCGGAAACCCCTCTTCTCCCGCATGA
- a CDS encoding GtrA family protein, which produces MKKSIPKNPIFCDNLSKTTPLLFLAQERIATMQNMKYGHSFSSSFWHQFFRYCLSGGIAAGIDTTLVVFLTEYFGVPYLLSTTIGFFAGLSTIYLLSMRWVFPATHKKSKKEHTFFFFGFGIIGIFGLLLSLLFMWIFYEKLSFSLLMAKLITTFLVLWWNFLARRTILS; this is translated from the coding sequence TTGAAAAAGAGTATACCGAAAAACCCAATCTTTTGCGACAACCTTTCAAAAACTACACCGCTCCTATTTCTTGCACAAGAAAGAATCGCTACAATGCAAAACATGAAATATGGTCATTCTTTTTCCAGCAGTTTTTGGCACCAGTTTTTCCGATACTGCCTTTCGGGAGGCATCGCTGCTGGAATAGATACCACCCTTGTTGTTTTCTTGACGGAATATTTTGGAGTGCCGTATCTACTCTCAACAACAATAGGATTTTTTGCAGGGCTTTCAACAATCTATCTTTTGAGCATGCGATGGGTTTTTCCTGCGACCCACAAAAAAAGTAAAAAAGAGCATACATTCTTTTTTTTCGGATTTGGCATTATCGGAATTTTCGGGCTTCTCCTGAGTCTTCTTTTCATGTGGATTTTTTACGAGAAACTCTCCTTCTCTCTTCTCATGGCAAAACTTATCACCACTTTTCTCGTGCTCTGGTGGAATTTTTTGGCGAGAAGAACAATACTTTCCTAA
- a CDS encoding membrane protein insertase YidC: MSTLPKKSPDRLFRFALTFFLVWLGLTLLIPKTEQKTGDVGAVSITSKKETYPTGQLVTFEIKNPTEKEIDVRVDLEKREDGEWKSLPTPQEDFVLQAGEKKPVSFSQENIKLFGSAGKFRASLEATNGDFLAENEFTVEEAGFFRSLLRAIFYRPIYNALIIFLDLTGKHLWISIILLTLLIKFALLVPSKKGILAQQKMQKIQPEIDELRKKYEKDPQKQAQEMMELWKRHKINPGAALWPVLLQFPVLIALFFVIQNGFLPHAAFLIYPLPFLSDFTFSGVNYQFLWLHLNEPDPYYILPVIIGALQFFQMFLMKSRNKKQKVTQGKSEEPSQQEMIMNMMTYILPGVVVIFSIGLPSAVGLYWGISTIFALAQQEMLRKTGNTEKKHEQKSKKYPSDSEKSKRIRA, translated from the coding sequence ATGAGCACACTTCCGAAAAAATCTCCCGATCGACTCTTCCGATTTGCCCTTACCTTTTTCCTTGTGTGGCTTGGGCTCACACTCCTCATCCCAAAAACAGAACAAAAAACGGGAGATGTGGGGGCGGTTTCCATCACTTCGAAAAAAGAAACATATCCAACGGGTCAACTTGTAACGTTTGAAATTAAGAATCCAACGGAAAAAGAAATTGATGTTCGTGTGGATTTGGAAAAACGAGAAGACGGAGAATGGAAATCACTTCCAACACCACAAGAGGATTTTGTGCTTCAAGCAGGAGAGAAAAAACCTGTTTCGTTTTCTCAAGAGAATATAAAGCTCTTTGGAAGCGCTGGAAAATTTCGGGCAAGCCTTGAGGCAACAAATGGTGATTTTCTCGCGGAAAATGAGTTTACCGTGGAAGAGGCTGGATTTTTTCGTTCTCTTCTTCGTGCCATTTTCTACCGCCCTATTTATAACGCCCTCATTATTTTTCTCGATCTCACTGGAAAACATCTCTGGATCTCCATCATCCTCCTTACTCTTCTTATAAAGTTTGCGCTCCTTGTTCCGAGTAAAAAGGGAATTCTTGCGCAACAAAAAATGCAAAAGATTCAGCCAGAAATTGATGAACTCCGGAAAAAGTATGAAAAAGATCCTCAAAAACAAGCACAAGAAATGATGGAACTCTGGAAAAGACATAAGATAAATCCTGGAGCGGCACTTTGGCCAGTACTCCTTCAATTTCCTGTCCTTATCGCCCTCTTTTTTGTTATCCAAAATGGGTTTTTGCCACACGCCGCCTTTCTCATCTACCCGCTCCCCTTCTTAAGTGATTTTACATTCTCTGGAGTGAATTACCAATTCCTCTGGCTCCATCTCAACGAACCAGATCCTTACTACATTCTGCCGGTTATTATTGGTGCACTCCAGTTCTTCCAAATGTTCCTCATGAAGAGTCGGAACAAAAAACAGAAAGTGACACAGGGAAAGAGTGAAGAGCCTTCTCAACAGGAAATGATCATGAATATGATGACATATATTCTTCCTGGAGTGGTCGTGATCTTCTCTATTGGTCTTCCTTCTGCAGTAGGACTCTACTGGGGAATCTCCACCATCTTTGCTTTAGCACAACAAGAAATGCTCAGAAAAACAGGGAATACCGAGAAGAAACACGAGCAAAAGTCAAAAAAGTACCCTTCTGATTCGGAAAAGAGCAAGAGGATTCGGGCATAA
- a CDS encoding NAD(P)/FAD-dependent oxidoreductase, with amino-acid sequence MNTNTKQKTALIIGAGPAGLTAALELLEKTDITPIILEMSDKIGGISRTEIYKGNRIDIGGHRFFSKSDTVMNWWQKILPIEHSSVSENATKRMLVRKRLSRIYFLRKFFDYPISLSTNTLKNLGVIRTTKIITSYIHTRLFPIAREKNLEDFFINRFGKELYKTFFQKYTEKVWGVSCKKIQPEWGAQRIKGISLTKIIQHATQKWLPKKEIEDIRQKTTETSLIGRFLYPKLGPGQMWEETARIVRQRGGKIRMKKKVVEIGLHPERKKISTIVIEDTETGEREVLKGDYLLSTMPIKDLVNAWKGKVPKSLQKIGEGLVYRDFLTVGLLLKKLKVQEKNGERIRDNWIYIQEPDVKVGRLQIFNNWSPYLVQNAKTTWVGLEYFCDEGDEIWTRNDERMKKFATEEMLRIGMIENTSDVLDGVIIRTPKAYPAYFGSYDQLQKLIDFLSGYENLFLMGRNGMHRYNNQDHSMLSAMECVKNIAEGRTDKENIWNINIEKEYHEEKFQEQTPERGAESPALAKEFS; translated from the coding sequence ATGAACACAAATACAAAACAAAAAACTGCCCTCATTATTGGTGCGGGACCCGCAGGGCTCACAGCGGCACTTGAACTCCTCGAAAAAACGGATATCACACCGATCATCCTCGAGATGAGCGATAAAATAGGCGGAATTTCTCGAACAGAAATCTACAAGGGAAACCGAATTGACATTGGCGGACATCGGTTTTTTTCCAAATCGGATACGGTCATGAACTGGTGGCAAAAAATTCTTCCTATAGAACATTCCAGTGTTTCCGAAAACGCCACCAAGCGCATGCTCGTGCGAAAACGTTTGTCGCGAATTTATTTTCTCCGAAAATTTTTCGACTATCCCATTTCCCTTTCTACGAACACTCTCAAAAATTTGGGAGTCATTCGAACCACAAAAATTATTACAAGCTATATTCACACTCGCCTTTTTCCTATTGCGCGAGAAAAGAATCTGGAAGATTTTTTCATTAATCGATTTGGAAAAGAACTCTACAAAACATTTTTTCAAAAATATACCGAAAAGGTTTGGGGCGTTTCGTGCAAAAAAATACAACCAGAATGGGGTGCTCAAAGAATAAAAGGAATTTCTCTCACAAAAATTATCCAACATGCCACCCAAAAATGGCTTCCGAAAAAAGAAATAGAAGACATTCGCCAAAAAACAACAGAAACAAGTCTTATTGGAAGATTCCTCTATCCAAAATTGGGTCCCGGACAAATGTGGGAAGAAACAGCACGCATTGTTCGACAACGAGGAGGAAAAATCCGTATGAAGAAAAAAGTAGTGGAAATAGGGTTGCATCCAGAACGGAAAAAGATTTCCACAATCGTAATAGAAGACACAGAAACAGGTGAACGAGAGGTACTCAAGGGCGATTATCTCCTCTCAACCATGCCCATAAAAGACCTCGTCAATGCATGGAAAGGGAAAGTGCCAAAATCACTTCAAAAGATAGGAGAAGGGCTTGTTTATCGAGATTTTCTCACGGTTGGACTTCTCCTTAAAAAACTAAAGGTGCAAGAGAAAAATGGGGAACGTATTCGAGATAACTGGATCTATATTCAAGAACCAGATGTAAAGGTGGGGCGATTACAAATTTTTAACAACTGGAGTCCATACCTTGTGCAAAATGCCAAAACCACTTGGGTGGGACTTGAGTACTTTTGTGATGAAGGAGATGAAATTTGGACCAGAAATGACGAACGGATGAAGAAGTTTGCCACGGAAGAGATGTTAAGAATTGGGATGATAGAAAATACAAGTGACGTACTTGACGGCGTGATTATTCGTACACCAAAGGCGTATCCGGCGTATTTTGGAAGCTACGACCAACTTCAGAAACTCATTGATTTTCTGAGCGGATATGAAAACCTTTTTCTCATGGGACGAAATGGAATGCATCGCTATAACAACCAAGATCATTCCATGCTCTCTGCTATGGAATGTGTAAAAAACATTGCAGAGGGACGAACAGATAAAGAGAATATTTGGAATATCAATATAGAAAAAGAATATCACGAAGAGAAATTTCAAGAACAAACGCCAGAAAGAGGTGCAGAAAGCCCAGCACTCGCAAAAGAGTTTTCGTAA
- the radA gene encoding DNA repair protein RadA: protein MTKEKGMYECGACGNIFPKWSGKCPSCHSWNTIAEKTPEIARNGGGKQRGVLLSAEKSHSPGEERKRMGVGIQETDRVLGGGLFPDSLTLLVGNPGIGKSTLALQMARNIALQNPQKPIFIISGEESGFQVLERAKRLGTVPENLKVSTGFRIEDVLETAEQEKPAFLVVDSVQTFSSGEIPSASGSLPQIRAVTESLMYVAKAKHIPVLLIGQVTKGGEMAGPQLLAHLVDAVLQFEGDDRHELRMLRALKNRFGSTSEVGIFEMTEVGLREVMNPSEVFLSGRLPGAIGSVIFPAVEGQRPFLLEMQALTATTPFGLPKRSASGFSLARLSLLLAVLEKHAGIRLSSLDVFANVVGGLKTEEPGADLAMCLAIASSKTKKAVPETFLALGEIGLSGEVRAISQLEKRLREGEKLGFTDAILPSSHKIPKTSLQLHTVRTVAEAVGIF from the coding sequence ATGACAAAAGAAAAAGGAATGTACGAGTGCGGTGCCTGCGGGAATATTTTTCCAAAATGGTCAGGGAAATGTCCTTCTTGTCATTCCTGGAATACCATTGCAGAAAAAACACCAGAAATCGCAAGAAATGGAGGAGGAAAACAAAGAGGAGTCCTTCTCTCTGCGGAAAAATCACATTCCCCAGGCGAAGAACGAAAGCGAATGGGGGTCGGCATACAAGAAACAGACCGTGTCCTCGGCGGAGGACTTTTTCCCGATTCTCTCACTCTTTTGGTGGGGAATCCTGGTATTGGAAAATCGACCCTCGCCCTCCAAATGGCACGAAATATTGCCCTTCAAAATCCACAAAAACCCATCTTTATTATTTCTGGAGAAGAATCGGGGTTTCAGGTGCTTGAGCGTGCAAAACGCCTTGGTACCGTTCCGGAAAATCTCAAGGTATCTACTGGATTTCGGATTGAAGACGTTCTCGAAACCGCAGAACAAGAAAAACCAGCATTTCTTGTCGTCGACTCGGTGCAGACCTTTTCTTCGGGGGAAATTCCAAGTGCTTCAGGTTCTTTGCCACAAATTCGCGCCGTCACCGAAAGCCTTATGTATGTCGCAAAGGCAAAACATATCCCAGTACTTCTTATTGGACAAGTCACGAAAGGTGGCGAAATGGCAGGACCGCAACTTCTCGCGCATCTTGTAGATGCTGTATTGCAATTTGAAGGAGATGATCGACATGAACTCCGGATGCTCCGCGCACTCAAAAATCGTTTTGGAAGCACGAGTGAAGTCGGCATTTTTGAAATGACAGAAGTCGGTCTTCGAGAAGTAATGAATCCTTCAGAGGTTTTTCTCTCGGGCAGACTTCCAGGAGCTATTGGAAGCGTTATTTTTCCAGCAGTAGAAGGACAACGCCCATTTTTGCTCGAAATGCAGGCACTTACTGCTACCACACCATTTGGACTTCCCAAACGTTCTGCAAGTGGATTTTCGCTCGCACGACTTTCCCTTCTTCTTGCCGTTCTCGAGAAACACGCTGGTATTCGCCTCTCCTCACTTGATGTTTTTGCCAATGTAGTTGGCGGACTCAAAACAGAAGAGCCAGGGGCAGATCTTGCGATGTGCCTTGCTATCGCGAGTTCCAAAACAAAAAAGGCAGTTCCAGAAACCTTTCTCGCACTCGGAGAAATAGGACTTTCTGGTGAGGTTCGCGCTATTTCTCAACTCGAAAAACGACTTCGAGAAGGAGAGAAACTCGGCTTTACCGATGCTATTCTCCCCTCTTCGCACAAAATACCAAAAACGTCATTGCAACTTCATACAGTGAGAACCGTTGCAGAGGCAGTGGGAATTTTCTGA